A stretch of Desulfobacter hydrogenophilus DNA encodes these proteins:
- the ileS gene encoding isoleucine--tRNA ligase, producing the protein MDYKKTLNLPSTKFAMKANLPQREPEMIKAWEQKKIYKKLREQSKDKPLFILHDGPPYANGHLHMGHAINKILKDIIIRSRQMCGFNAPYVPGWDCHGLPIEHNVDKKLGKKKKDMTPVQVRRECRAYAASFVDIQREEFKRFGVAGEWDEPYLTMNYPYEARIAKECGEFGLSGDMFLGKKPIYWCCNCQTALAEAEIEYHDHTSPSIYVKFPVKDNIQDLFDADGETVSVVIWTTTPWTLPANLGVCLHPDFIYAAVKTQNQGILIMAKELVENVMGEFGIADYSIIAELSAKDLENRNCRHPFYDRNSLIILGDHVTLEAGTGCVHTAPGHGADDHVAGNRYGLDCYSPVEDNGTFSKGVELFEGQFIFKANAEINKTLEEKGALLKQENMSHSYPHCWRCKKPVIYRATPQWFISMDNLGLRQKALDEINNVHWIPSWGRERIYSMIEHRPDWCLSRQRSWGVPIPVFHCTKCKKVYVTRESVDRIHKLFTEFSSDIWFEKDAQFLMPDGAVCDDCGSTTFTKDQNILDVWFDSGVSHAAVLEEREGLQRPADMYLEGSDQHRGWFHSSLLTAVGRTGHAPYKAVLTHGFVVDEKGHKMSKSVGNVVAPDKVIKQYGADVLRLWAASADYRGDVSISDNIIKQLSDAYRRIRNTCRFLLGNFTGFDPSQLRPIENMAELDRFILHRLHYVVKRCRAAYDAYEFHVIYHTLHNFCVVDLSSFYLDIIKDRVYTSPENSDTRKDAQTVMFMILDALVKIMAPILPFTAEEIYTHMPLGDTKKESVHMEDMVSLGDTLEDKDLAAKWENIRALRAEVTKALEEARAAKLIGHPLDAAIEIKLPQGDLEAQVASLGGDLNDIFIVSQARVVDTLDGDIYQGKEIEGLAIKVAKASGEKCERCWRFDEHLGTDPDHPCTCPRCTQALKTILD; encoded by the coding sequence ATGGATTATAAAAAAACACTGAACCTGCCTTCTACCAAATTTGCAATGAAGGCCAACCTGCCCCAGCGCGAACCTGAGATGATCAAAGCCTGGGAGCAGAAAAAAATTTATAAAAAACTGCGGGAACAATCCAAGGACAAGCCCCTTTTTATTCTCCATGACGGTCCTCCCTATGCCAACGGCCATCTTCACATGGGCCATGCCATCAACAAGATATTAAAGGATATTATCATCCGATCCCGGCAGATGTGCGGTTTTAACGCACCGTATGTTCCGGGCTGGGACTGCCACGGTCTGCCCATTGAGCACAATGTGGACAAAAAGCTGGGCAAAAAGAAAAAGGACATGACACCGGTGCAGGTGCGCCGGGAATGCCGGGCCTATGCAGCATCCTTTGTGGATATCCAGAGAGAAGAGTTTAAACGCTTCGGGGTTGCAGGGGAGTGGGATGAGCCTTACTTAACTATGAACTATCCCTATGAAGCACGCATTGCCAAAGAGTGCGGAGAATTCGGCCTGTCAGGGGATATGTTTCTGGGCAAAAAACCCATCTACTGGTGCTGCAATTGTCAGACCGCTCTGGCTGAAGCTGAAATTGAGTACCACGATCATACCTCCCCATCCATCTATGTCAAATTTCCTGTAAAGGACAATATTCAAGATCTTTTTGATGCAGACGGGGAAACAGTCTCGGTTGTTATCTGGACGACTACGCCATGGACTTTGCCTGCCAACCTGGGTGTCTGCCTGCATCCTGATTTTATTTATGCGGCGGTTAAAACACAAAATCAGGGCATTTTGATCATGGCCAAGGAACTTGTGGAAAATGTAATGGGTGAATTTGGGATAGCAGATTATTCCATTATTGCCGAACTGTCTGCAAAGGACCTTGAAAACCGTAATTGCCGTCATCCTTTTTATGACAGAAATTCTTTGATTATCCTGGGGGATCACGTCACACTTGAGGCCGGAACCGGCTGTGTTCATACCGCTCCGGGCCACGGTGCCGATGACCATGTTGCAGGTAATCGCTATGGCCTGGACTGTTATTCGCCTGTGGAGGATAACGGCACATTTTCCAAAGGGGTTGAGCTGTTTGAGGGCCAGTTTATTTTTAAGGCCAATGCTGAAATTAATAAAACCCTGGAAGAAAAAGGGGCGTTGCTGAAGCAGGAAAATATGTCCCATTCCTATCCCCACTGCTGGCGCTGTAAAAAGCCGGTTATTTATCGGGCCACACCCCAGTGGTTTATCTCCATGGACAACCTGGGGCTGCGGCAAAAAGCCCTTGATGAAATCAACAATGTTCATTGGATTCCGTCCTGGGGCAGGGAGCGTATTTATTCCATGATTGAACACCGGCCGGATTGGTGTCTGTCCCGCCAGCGCTCCTGGGGGGTTCCCATTCCTGTATTTCACTGCACCAAGTGCAAAAAGGTATATGTAACCCGGGAGTCCGTGGATCGTATCCATAAACTTTTCACTGAATTTTCTTCGGACATCTGGTTTGAAAAGGATGCCCAATTTCTAATGCCTGATGGTGCGGTATGCGATGACTGCGGCTCAACAACGTTTACCAAAGACCAGAATATCCTTGATGTGTGGTTTGATTCAGGTGTCAGCCATGCCGCCGTGTTAGAGGAAAGAGAAGGGTTGCAACGCCCTGCGGACATGTACCTTGAAGGCTCTGATCAGCATCGCGGCTGGTTTCATTCTTCACTTCTGACCGCTGTGGGCAGAACCGGCCATGCGCCGTATAAGGCCGTGTTGACCCACGGATTTGTGGTGGATGAAAAGGGTCATAAAATGTCCAAATCCGTGGGCAATGTTGTGGCCCCGGACAAGGTGATCAAACAGTACGGCGCCGACGTGCTAAGACTTTGGGCGGCTTCAGCTGATTACCGCGGGGATGTCAGCATTTCCGATAATATCATTAAGCAGCTCTCGGATGCCTACAGACGGATCAGAAACACCTGTCGGTTTCTTTTGGGCAACTTCACCGGGTTTGACCCCTCCCAGCTCCGGCCCATTGAAAATATGGCAGAGCTGGACCGATTCATTCTTCATCGCCTGCATTATGTGGTAAAACGGTGCCGGGCCGCTTATGATGCCTATGAATTTCATGTGATCTATCACACCCTTCATAATTTTTGCGTGGTGGATCTCTCCTCCTTTTATCTGGATATTATCAAGGACCGTGTTTACACAAGCCCTGAAAATTCAGATACCCGTAAAGATGCCCAGACGGTTATGTTCATGATACTGGATGCCCTGGTAAAAATCATGGCGCCAATCCTGCCCTTTACGGCCGAAGAAATTTATACCCACATGCCCCTGGGTGACACTAAAAAAGAAAGTGTCCACATGGAGGATATGGTCAGCCTTGGGGATACCCTTGAGGACAAGGACCTTGCAGCCAAGTGGGAAAATATCCGGGCATTGCGGGCAGAAGTGACCAAGGCCCTGGAAGAGGCACGAGCTGCCAAACTCATCGGTCATCCCCTGGATGCAGCTATTGAAATTAAACTGCCCCAAGGTGACCTTGAAGCCCAGGTGGCATCCCTGGGTGGTGATCTCAACGACATTTTTATCGTGTCCCAAGCCCGGGTGGTGGATACCCTTGACGGGGATATCTACCAGGGCAAGGAGATTGAGGGCCTGGCTATAAAGGTGGCAAAGGCATCTGGTGAAAAATGTGAACGGTGCTGGCGGTTTGATGAACACCTGGGAACTGATCCGGATCATCCCTGTACCTGTCCCCGTTGCACCCAGGCCCTTAAAACCATTCTGGACTGA
- a CDS encoding type II toxin-antitoxin system RelE/ParE family toxin, which produces MKKLCTKWFKKWAKKMSLENHHLIEAIGNLEKGLSAASLGSNLFKVRVNREGKGKSSGFRTIIAYKKEEKTIFLYGFGKNERANIDKAELHYFKKLSSDLMIMDASQIEKLIAENVLFDLEE; this is translated from the coding sequence ATGAAAAAATTATGCACAAAATGGTTTAAGAAATGGGCAAAGAAAATGAGTTTGGAGAATCATCATCTCATTGAAGCCATTGGAAATTTAGAAAAAGGGCTCTCTGCGGCAAGTTTGGGTAGCAACCTGTTTAAAGTGCGTGTAAACCGAGAGGGGAAAGGGAAAAGTTCCGGATTCAGGACAATAATTGCATATAAAAAAGAGGAAAAAACTATATTTCTGTATGGATTTGGCAAAAATGAAAGAGCCAATATAGACAAGGCAGAGTTACATTATTTCAAAAAGCTGAGCTCAGATTTAATGATAATGGATGCCAGTCAAATTGAAAAATTAATAGCCGAAAACGTTTTGTTTGACTTGGAGGAATAA
- a CDS encoding helix-turn-helix domain-containing protein — protein sequence MRDSIKKAIGETVQDIMNSGFKTSFTEKELNSLGVTIPEVQLSTHQIKEIRETLNVSQTVFAKLLNVSPSSIRQWEQGKRQPTGSTRVLLDLLKRSPNILDYRLKA from the coding sequence ATGAGGGATTCAATTAAAAAAGCAATCGGTGAAACTGTCCAGGATATAATGAATTCAGGATTTAAAACCTCTTTTACTGAAAAAGAGTTAAACTCACTGGGTGTTACCATTCCTGAAGTACAGCTATCTACGCACCAAATAAAAGAAATCAGGGAAACCTTGAACGTAAGTCAGACAGTTTTTGCCAAATTGTTAAATGTAAGCCCGTCTTCAATACGGCAGTGGGAGCAGGGGAAAAGACAGCCAACTGGTTCCACAAGGGTTCTTCTTGATTTACTTAAAAGATCTCCCAATATCCTTGATTACAGACTTAAAGCATAA
- the lspA gene encoding signal peptidase II gives MAGFLTPMRRLALVSLCVLLLDQITKWLIVRHLPLYTHITVIDHFFNITHILNPGGAFGFFAEQSPGIRKFIFLFLSSGVALFVLWLYRKTAESHIFLSYGLALIFGGAIGNLIDRFRFGKVVDFLDFYAGALHWPAFNVADSAITIGMGILIYHVVFNKLPEI, from the coding sequence ATGGCTGGTTTTTTAACACCCATGCGGCGGCTTGCCCTGGTGAGTCTCTGTGTTCTTTTGCTGGACCAGATCACCAAATGGCTTATTGTAAGACATTTGCCGCTGTACACCCATATTACGGTGATTGATCATTTTTTTAACATCACCCATATACTTAATCCCGGGGGGGCATTCGGTTTTTTTGCCGAACAGTCCCCCGGGATCAGAAAATTTATTTTTTTATTTTTATCCTCCGGGGTTGCCCTGTTCGTACTCTGGCTTTACCGAAAAACAGCCGAATCCCATATTTTTTTATCCTATGGCCTGGCCCTGATCTTCGGTGGTGCTATAGGAAATCTGATTGACCGTTTCCGGTTTGGAAAAGTGGTTGATTTCCTGGATTTTTATGCCGGTGCACTTCACTGGCCGGCATTTAATGTTGCAGATTCAGCAATCACCATTGGGATGGGCATATTAATTTACCACGTAGTATTCAACAAACTGCCTGAAATATAA
- a CDS encoding YibE/F family protein, whose amino-acid sequence MNKSFIFSILALATLMAAISLYFWAREPAMDPSTMEVKARVMAVDDSEVHTFGLSHIGFQTLGIQILNTRFKGVKTQATNSLNGQIDLENLYHVNDTIIAAVIMDKDGKIEHVKAIDLYRQNSLLSMFIVFTIALLLYAGAVGVKALISFVLSIFIIWEILVKQILAGYPPLIMTTFTLILLSAIIIFMIAGLNRKGLTAFLGTIAGLAVTLCATLVFGKEAGLLGMTQPYVNALIFSGYYNLDIRQIFYSAIILGASGAAMDIAMDIAASMDEIRIKKTNISAKELIKSGFTVGRQVIGTMTTTLLLAYSGGYLTLLMIFRVKDPSFMRMINLKIVSAEIMRTLIGSIGLVMVAPITALLGGIIIASFRSDTKSG is encoded by the coding sequence ATGAATAAATCTTTTATCTTCTCGATTTTGGCTTTGGCCACACTCATGGCAGCCATTTCTCTTTACTTTTGGGCCCGGGAACCTGCCATGGATCCATCCACCATGGAAGTCAAAGCCAGGGTAATGGCTGTTGATGATTCCGAAGTCCATACATTCGGTCTGTCTCACATAGGTTTTCAAACCCTTGGTATTCAAATTTTAAACACACGGTTCAAGGGGGTGAAAACCCAGGCAACCAACAGTCTTAACGGCCAGATTGATCTTGAAAATCTATATCATGTCAATGATACCATCATTGCAGCAGTCATCATGGATAAAGACGGTAAAATCGAGCATGTCAAAGCAATTGACCTTTACCGTCAAAACAGTCTTTTGTCCATGTTTATCGTTTTTACTATTGCCTTGCTGCTCTATGCCGGTGCTGTCGGGGTCAAGGCCCTTATCTCTTTTGTTCTGTCCATTTTCATTATCTGGGAAATTCTGGTCAAACAGATTCTTGCCGGTTATCCGCCTTTGATCATGACCACCTTTACCCTTATCCTGCTGTCAGCAATCATCATTTTTATGATAGCCGGATTAAACCGAAAAGGCCTAACCGCATTTTTAGGCACCATTGCAGGCCTTGCCGTAACTTTATGCGCCACACTTGTATTCGGAAAAGAGGCAGGGCTTTTAGGAATGACCCAACCCTATGTGAATGCGCTTATCTTTTCCGGGTACTACAATCTTGACATCCGCCAGATTTTTTATTCCGCCATCATACTTGGGGCTTCGGGAGCAGCCATGGACATTGCCATGGATATTGCCGCGTCCATGGATGAAATAAGAATAAAAAAAACCAATATCAGTGCAAAGGAATTGATAAAATCCGGATTTACAGTGGGGCGCCAGGTGATCGGAACCATGACAACTACACTGCTTTTAGCCTATTCAGGGGGATACTTGACGCTATTGATGATTTTCAGGGTTAAAGACCCAAGCTTCATGCGCATGATCAACCTGAAAATCGTGTCCGCTGAAATCATGCGAACCTTGATCGGCAGTATCGGCTTGGTCATGGTGGCACCCATTACTGCCTTACTTGGCGGAATAATCATTGC
- a CDS encoding Uma2 family endonuclease has product MPAQQPQGKMTVAEYLEMERASLDIKHEFYDGEVFAMVGASRHHNRINVNIAGELRTRLKSKPCDLFSNDMRVKTGVEKYSYPDIVLYCGDAEFEDNKFDTLTNPVVIIEILSDSTEAYDRGDKFELYRRLPTVKEYILVSQKKYWIGQYVRQQSGQWTYDSYEGVEQVLKIESVGCELPLSEIYLNMEEGWQK; this is encoded by the coding sequence ATGCCAGCACAACAACCCCAAGGGAAAATGACAGTGGCAGAGTATCTTGAGATGGAAAGGGCTTCTCTGGATATTAAGCATGAATTTTACGATGGTGAGGTCTTCGCTATGGTTGGGGCCAGCAGGCACCACAATCGGATTAATGTGAATATTGCCGGAGAATTAAGAACTCGACTCAAAAGTAAGCCCTGTGATTTGTTTTCAAATGATATGCGTGTGAAGACAGGGGTGGAGAAATATTCCTATCCCGATATTGTTCTGTATTGCGGGGATGCTGAATTTGAGGATAACAAATTCGATACCCTGACAAACCCGGTTGTCATCATCGAAATTCTTTCTGATTCAACTGAAGCCTATGATCGTGGTGATAAATTTGAACTTTATCGGAGACTCCCCACGGTGAAAGAATACATCCTTGTTTCCCAGAAGAAATATTGGATCGGGCAGTATGTTCGTCAGCAGAGTGGTCAGTGGACGTATGATTCATATGAAGGGGTAGAACAGGTTTTAAAGATCGAATCCGTGGGTTGTGAACTGCCATTGTCCGAAATCTATCTAAACATGGAGGAAGGATGGCAGAAGTAG
- the fusA gene encoding elongation factor G codes for MIRDLKRVRNIGISAHIDSGKTTLTERILFYTNRIHKINEVRGKDGTGAVMDSMELEKERGITIASAATHCEWNKHAVNIIDTPGHVDFTVEVERSLRVLDGVVLILCSVSGVQSQSITVDQQMKRYQVPCIAFVNKCDRSGANPLKVCKQLKDKLGHNSVMLQLPIGLEDKHEGIIDLVKMKAYYFEGDNGEKMVEAQIPAELQDDADAAREEMLDAVSLFSEELTDAVLGETEITEEMIMSAVRTGTIAREMTPVFLGSAYKNKGVQPLLNAVIDYLPCPLDIRNEAIDLDNNEETVVLESDFDKPAVALAFKLEDGQYGQLTYIRVYQGCVKKGDTLINARDHKKVKIGRLIRMHSNQTEDVDAVPAGHIGAMFGIDCASGDTFVSPDVNYSMLAMHVMDPVISLSITPKDNKAQINMSKALNRFTKEDPTFKTYVDHETGDTIIQGMGELHLEVYVERMKREYNAEVVTGQPRVAYRETITRKAPFNYTHKKQTGGAGQFGRVSGFMEPSEEEFEFVNKVTGGRIPTQYIPACEKGFVGCLVKGPSLEFPVTGIKITLEDGAYHAVDSSEMAFQSAARGGFLEAYNKAKPVIMEPIMKVVIETPNEFQGACMGLINQRRGIIQGSQEEGVMSVIESQVPLSDMFGFSTILRSATQGKAQFTMEFSSYKQAPLSVAEEISKKKAEERAAKNK; via the coding sequence ATGATCAGAGATCTTAAACGGGTAAGAAATATTGGAATCAGTGCCCATATTGATTCCGGTAAAACTACGCTTACTGAACGGATTCTTTTTTATACCAACCGAATCCATAAAATCAACGAAGTCCGGGGAAAAGACGGCACGGGCGCGGTCATGGATTCCATGGAACTGGAGAAGGAAAGGGGCATTACCATTGCTTCTGCGGCCACCCATTGCGAATGGAACAAGCATGCCGTTAACATCATTGATACGCCCGGCCATGTGGATTTCACCGTGGAGGTGGAACGGTCCTTGCGGGTTCTGGACGGTGTCGTTCTCATCCTTTGCTCGGTATCCGGAGTGCAGTCCCAGTCCATTACCGTTGACCAGCAGATGAAGCGTTACCAAGTCCCCTGCATTGCGTTTGTCAATAAATGCGACCGTTCAGGTGCCAACCCGCTTAAAGTCTGCAAGCAGCTTAAAGACAAACTCGGCCATAACTCCGTGATGCTGCAACTTCCCATAGGCCTTGAAGATAAACATGAGGGCATTATCGACCTTGTGAAAATGAAAGCCTATTATTTTGAAGGTGACAACGGGGAAAAAATGGTGGAAGCCCAAATTCCTGCAGAGCTGCAAGATGATGCTGATGCCGCCAGAGAAGAGATGCTTGATGCTGTGTCTCTGTTCTCCGAAGAACTGACGGACGCTGTTCTTGGGGAAACTGAAATTACCGAAGAGATGATCATGTCCGCAGTCAGGACCGGTACCATTGCCCGGGAGATGACCCCGGTTTTTCTGGGTTCAGCCTACAAAAACAAAGGGGTCCAGCCCCTGCTGAATGCTGTTATTGATTACCTGCCCTGCCCTCTGGATATTAGAAATGAGGCCATTGATCTGGATAATAACGAAGAAACCGTTGTTCTTGAAAGCGATTTTGATAAGCCTGCCGTAGCGCTGGCCTTTAAACTGGAAGATGGCCAGTATGGTCAGCTGACCTACATCCGTGTCTACCAGGGCTGTGTTAAAAAAGGAGACACCCTGATCAATGCCAGGGACCATAAAAAGGTTAAAATTGGGCGCCTCATCCGCATGCATTCTAACCAGACAGAAGATGTGGACGCTGTCCCGGCCGGTCATATTGGGGCCATGTTCGGCATTGACTGTGCATCGGGTGATACCTTTGTTTCACCGGATGTCAACTACTCCATGCTGGCCATGCACGTCATGGACCCGGTTATCTCTTTATCCATTACGCCCAAAGACAACAAAGCCCAAATCAACATGTCCAAAGCCCTGAACCGGTTTACCAAGGAAGATCCCACATTCAAGACCTACGTGGATCATGAAACCGGAGACACCATTATTCAGGGCATGGGGGAACTTCATTTAGAAGTATATGTGGAGCGCATGAAGCGCGAATACAATGCCGAGGTTGTCACAGGCCAGCCCAGGGTGGCTTACAGGGAAACCATTACCCGGAAAGCACCTTTCAACTACACCCATAAAAAACAGACCGGTGGCGCAGGTCAGTTCGGACGCGTGTCAGGGTTTATGGAACCCAGTGAAGAAGAATTTGAATTTGTGAACAAGGTCACCGGCGGTCGCATCCCCACCCAGTATATTCCGGCCTGTGAAAAAGGCTTTGTGGGCTGCCTTGTAAAGGGCCCGTCCCTTGAGTTCCCGGTAACCGGCATCAAGATCACCTTAGAAGACGGTGCCTACCATGCCGTTGACTCATCTGAGATGGCATTTCAGTCAGCAGCCCGCGGCGGTTTTCTTGAGGCTTACAACAAAGCAAAGCCTGTTATCATGGAACCGATTATGAAGGTGGTGATTGAAACCCCCAATGAGTTCCAGGGTGCCTGCATGGGGTTGATTAACCAGCGGCGCGGCATCATCCAGGGTTCCCAGGAGGAAGGGGTGATGTCAGTCATCGAATCCCAGGTTCCACTGTCCGACATGTTCGGCTTTTCAACAATTTTAAGATCTGCCACCCAGGGCAAGGCCCAATTCACAATGGAATTTTCTTCGTATAAACAGGCCCCCCTGTCCGTGGCAGAAGAAATTTCCAAGAAAAAAGCCGAAGAAAGAGCAGCCAAAAACAAATAA
- the rsmG gene encoding 16S rRNA (guanine(527)-N(7))-methyltransferase RsmG: MNEFCHCLEKGADALGLSLSPDQTVLLAAHARQLQLWNAKMNLTAITDIQLVAYKHFVDALAAARFLDRSARIMDIGSGAGFPAVPMKVIRPDFDITMVDAVRKKVSFLNHVVRTLKLANIRALHARVEDLVKDPGHFQMYDAVTARGFADLGKLAALAGPMLVSGGRIYALKGAHALEEITPELATQFHITHKSYTLPFVDAQRFVVILEAL, encoded by the coding sequence ATGAATGAATTTTGCCATTGCCTTGAAAAGGGTGCTGATGCCCTTGGGTTGAGTTTGTCACCGGACCAGACGGTTTTGCTGGCAGCCCATGCCAGGCAGTTGCAGCTTTGGAATGCCAAAATGAATTTGACCGCCATAACCGATATACAGCTTGTGGCTTATAAACATTTTGTGGATGCGTTGGCTGCGGCCAGGTTTCTGGATCGGTCTGCACGGATCATGGATATTGGTTCTGGTGCGGGATTTCCTGCCGTTCCCATGAAAGTAATCCGCCCGGATTTTGATATCACCATGGTGGATGCGGTGAGAAAAAAGGTCAGCTTTCTAAATCATGTGGTACGCACCTTGAAACTTGCCAACATCCGTGCTTTGCATGCAAGGGTTGAAGACCTTGTCAAAGATCCCGGGCATTTTCAAATGTATGATGCCGTGACCGCCAGAGGCTTTGCCGATCTTGGAAAACTTGCAGCACTTGCCGGTCCCATGCTGGTATCCGGCGGCAGGATTTATGCCTTGAAAGGGGCGCATGCCTTGGAAGAGATTACGCCTGAACTTGCGACGCAGTTTCATATTACACATAAATCTTATACCCTGCCCTTTGTGGATGCCCAACGGTTTGTGGTTATTCTTGAGGCCCTTTAG
- the lgt gene encoding prolipoprotein diacylglyceryl transferase: protein MHPILLQAGSLKLYTYGLFVALGFITAIWFTKRNAKFYGVPNQMVSDLFFTVLISALAGARILYVLINFDAYRENLLDIFKIWNGGLVFFGGFIGGALGAIIFLRIKKMDIWKTADVLSPGLALGHSVGRFGCLFAGCCYGKSCTLPIALTFTNPDSLAPLNIPLHPTQLYMIASNFVLFLILLAIQRRKRFNGMVFLSYIMLYSLFRSIIEFYRGDFRGNFFFDFLSLSQGIGLLVSCIALIFMIIKLRSRHGSR, encoded by the coding sequence ATGCATCCGATTCTTCTTCAGGCCGGCAGTCTGAAGCTTTATACCTATGGTCTTTTCGTGGCCCTGGGTTTTATCACCGCCATTTGGTTTACAAAACGGAATGCAAAATTTTATGGTGTTCCGAATCAGATGGTATCCGATCTTTTTTTTACCGTTCTGATCAGCGCCCTTGCCGGCGCCCGTATCCTTTATGTACTGATTAATTTTGACGCTTACAGGGAAAACCTTCTTGATATTTTCAAAATTTGGAACGGTGGTTTGGTTTTTTTCGGTGGGTTTATCGGCGGCGCCCTTGGGGCCATCATCTTCTTACGTATCAAAAAAATGGATATCTGGAAAACCGCAGATGTTCTGTCGCCCGGCCTTGCTTTAGGGCACTCCGTGGGTCGTTTCGGTTGTCTTTTTGCCGGATGCTGTTACGGCAAATCCTGCACGTTGCCCATTGCCCTGACCTTTACAAATCCGGACAGCTTAGCTCCCCTGAATATCCCGTTACACCCCACCCAGCTGTATATGATCGCCTCAAACTTTGTTCTTTTTTTGATTCTTCTGGCCATACAGCGACGCAAACGTTTTAATGGCATGGTCTTTTTAAGCTACATCATGCTCTATTCCCTGTTCAGGTCAATTATTGAATTTTACAGGGGAGATTTCAGGGGTAACTTCTTTTTTGACTTTTTGTCACTGTCCCAGGGCATTGGGTTGCTGGTCTCCTGCATTGCTCTGATATTTATGATCATCAAACTGAGATCCCGGCATGGCAGCCGCTAA
- the holA gene encoding DNA polymerase III subunit delta, with the protein MAAAKNLITYQALAGSLDALSKDNTLKIVLICGESFLVRKALDTLVPVLLKGESKQFGLDVLDGKTTPVGEIAEQAGTFSFLGTREVIAVKDAPLFLIKASPGEISYGEKDLQVLVRLFEGGIPDNHVLVFTTGTPDRRKKIYKLILEHGLVVDCSVATGARKADIEEQQAVLRDISRQMLLKSGKQMPPDAFAALVDQTGFNPELFSNAIEKLLTYTGGRNQISVADIRAVVHKDKKDPIFSLTNAVMERDVSKALTLLSGLLSGGFHPLQILKTLENQVRKLLAIKCFTTGLNTGKAGGPALRGMQFNAFKQMILPAIIDWDANTLKADQENISLFRVDDDKNKKKSAKPPANDLLLAPNPKNAYPIFQNFLKSENFALEELTHALLALSELDYRIKSSGADAVTGLENFVMTLCRRPY; encoded by the coding sequence ATGGCAGCCGCTAAAAACCTGATCACATACCAGGCCCTTGCAGGCTCCCTTGATGCGCTGTCCAAGGACAATACGCTTAAAATCGTACTGATCTGCGGGGAGTCCTTTTTGGTGCGCAAGGCTTTGGATACCCTTGTCCCAGTATTGCTTAAAGGGGAGTCAAAGCAGTTTGGCCTTGATGTCCTGGACGGGAAAACCACACCCGTGGGTGAGATTGCCGAACAGGCAGGTACGTTTTCTTTTCTTGGAACCAGAGAAGTCATTGCGGTAAAAGATGCACCGCTTTTTTTAATAAAAGCATCCCCAGGTGAGATCAGCTACGGTGAAAAGGATCTGCAGGTTTTAGTCCGCCTTTTTGAAGGCGGCATCCCTGACAATCATGTGCTTGTGTTTACCACGGGTACGCCTGACCGCAGAAAAAAAATATACAAGCTTATCCTTGAACACGGGCTGGTGGTGGACTGCAGTGTTGCCACGGGCGCCAGAAAAGCCGATATCGAAGAACAGCAGGCTGTGCTGCGGGATATCAGCCGGCAGATGCTGTTAAAATCAGGAAAGCAAATGCCCCCGGATGCTTTTGCAGCCCTTGTGGACCAGACAGGATTTAATCCGGAGTTATTTTCAAATGCAATTGAAAAGCTTCTGACATATACCGGGGGCAGAAATCAAATATCTGTGGCCGATATCAGGGCTGTGGTGCACAAAGATAAAAAGGACCCCATATTTTCCCTGACCAATGCGGTGATGGAACGGGATGTGTCTAAAGCCCTCACTCTTTTATCGGGCTTGTTGTCCGGCGGATTTCATCCTTTACAAATTTTGAAAACCCTTGAAAATCAAGTCAGAAAACTTTTAGCTATCAAGTGCTTTACAACGGGTTTGAATACGGGCAAGGCAGGGGGGCCTGCCTTGAGAGGCATGCAGTTTAATGCATTCAAGCAGATGATTTTGCCTGCAATTATTGACTGGGATGCGAATACCTTGAAAGCCGATCAAGAAAACATCAGCCTTTTCAGGGTCGATGACGATAAAAATAAAAAAAAGTCTGCCAAACCGCCGGCCAATGATCTTTTGCTGGCCCCAAATCCTAAAAATGCATATCCTATATTTCAAAATTTTTTAAAATCTGAAAATTTTGCCCTGGAAGAACTGACCCACGCGCTGTTGGCTCTTTCCGAACTTGATTATCGTATTAAATCGTCCGGCGCTGACGCTGTTACAGGACTTGAAAATTTTGTTATGACCCTGTGCCGCAGGCCCTATTGA